The window GCTGCGCCTTCGCGCCGCGATGCCCGGATCGGTTCGAGCCGTGCGACGCGGCGACGCCGGCGCTCACCGCGCCCGGGTTCAGTCGACTGGTGCGTTGCTACCTCCATTCGCCTGACGCGGAGCCACCCGGCCTGGAGCCGGCCGGCATCACGCGAACGGGGGCGGTGGACTGATGCCGCTCCTCTCCGTCCGCCACCTCACCAAGGACTTCCCCCGCGGAGGCGGTCTCTTCCGCGCCGGCGCACCGGTCCGCGCCGTGGACGACGTGAGCTTCGAGATCGAGGAGGGAGAGACGTTCGGGCTGGTCGGAGAGTCGGGCAGCGGCAAGACGACGGCAGCACGCTGCATCCTGCGGCTGGTGGAACCGACGTCGGGCGAGATCGACTTCCTCGGGCGCGACCTGCTCGCGCTGTCACGCGGCGAGATGCGCGCCGCGCGCCGCCGGATGCAGATTGTCTTTCAGGATCCGTACTCCTCGCTCAACCCGCGCATGCGCGCCGGCGAGACCGTCGAGGAGCCGCTCGTGATCCATCGCGTGGGAAGCGAGGCGCAGCGCCGCGCGCGCGTGCGGGAGCTGTTCTCGCTGGTGGGGCTCGACCCGGCAGACGCGGCGAAATACCCCAGCGCGTTCAGCGGCGGCCAGCGCCAGCGGATCGGGCTGGCGCGCGCGCTCGCGCTGAGCCCCTCGTTCGTGATCGCCGACGAGCCGGTCTCGGCGCTGGACGTCTCGGTGCAGGCGCAGGTCATCAACCTGCTGATGGAGCTGCAGCGCCGGCTGAACCTGACTTACCTGTTCATCGCGCACGATCTCAGGCTCGTGCGGCACGTCTGCAATCGCGTGGCGGTGATGCAGCAGGGGCGAATAGTGGAGATGGGATCGGCGAACACGGTCTTCGAGTCGCCTGAACACCCCTACACGCGGGGACTGCTGGAGGCCGTTCCCAGGCTCGATGCGCGGCGCCGTTAAGCCGCGCGTGTCACGTCCTTCTCGACTGTCCCGTCCTTGATGTGCACCACGCGGTCCGCGTGCGCGGCGATATCGGCCTCGTGTGTCACGAGGATCATCGTGTTGCCCGCCTGGTGCAGCCTGGCGAAGAGCGCCATGATCTCCTCGCCGGTCTTCGAGTCGAGGTTGCCGGTGGGCTCGTCGGCAAGGAGGATGGACGGATTGTTGACGAGCGCGCGCGCGATGGCGACACGCTGGCGCTGACCGCCCGAAAGCTCGTTCGGGCGGTGCGTGATGCGCGAGCTGAGCTCCACCCGATCGAGCGCCTCCCTGGCGCGCGTGTCCCGGACTCTTGCCGGCACGCCGGCGTAGATGAGCGGCAGCTCCACGTTGTGCAGCGCGGTGGCGCGCGGCAGCAGGTTGAACGTCTGGAACACGAACCCGATTTCCTCGTTCCTGATCCGCGCCAGCTCGTCATCGTTCATCTGCGACACGAGCTTCCCGTTCAGGAGGTAGGTTCCTTTCGACGGTGTGTCCAGGCAGCCGATCAGGTTCATCAGCGTGGACTTGCCTGACCCGGACGGCCCCATGATGGCGACGTACTCACCGGGCTCGATCGCGAGGCTGACGCCGCGCAGCGCGTGGATCTCCTCGGCGCCCATCACGTAGGTCTTCCACAGGTCGTGGGTTTCGATAAGAGCCATCGCCTACAGGATACGCGAGGTCTGGTTCGGGGGTTCCGGGTTTCAGCTTGGTTTCTTGAGCTTTGCCAGGATTTCGCGCACGCCCGAGGGCGCGTCGGTCGGAACCAGCGCCTCCCAGTCGCGCACGTCCACCGGCACGACCACCGGGCAGCGGCCGCGCGCCTTGCGGCGCAGGTCGGCGACGCGCGCGGCCAGCGCCGCGGGAGGCGCCATCCCACTGCCCATCAGAAAAACGACCGGGGCGCTTCCCGCGCTCGACCCGGCCTTGAGCGCGAGCCCCCACGCTTCGTCCACCGCCGCGGCATCAACCGTTGTGACAAACCGTGCGAGCACCCGGAGGGGCAGCCCCGGCCTGCCGAACAGTCCGCGGCGGGGCCTGGCGACGAACACATCGAAGCCGCGGGCGGCGGGCAACACGTCCACCTCTCCGAGCGCCTGCAGCATCGCGTCGCGAAAGCGGACGAGCCCCGCGCGCCGGACGAACTCGTCGCGGTTCGCGCGCTCCTCCTTGAAAGCGTGGTCGGCCGCCTTCGGCGGCGCATCAGCCGGAGGGGCTTCGGGCTCGCGAGCGGGAGCGCGCACGTCCCGCGCCGGCGGCGGC is drawn from Acidobacteriota bacterium and contains these coding sequences:
- a CDS encoding ABC transporter ATP-binding protein, which encodes MPLLSVRHLTKDFPRGGGLFRAGAPVRAVDDVSFEIEEGETFGLVGESGSGKTTAARCILRLVEPTSGEIDFLGRDLLALSRGEMRAARRRMQIVFQDPYSSLNPRMRAGETVEEPLVIHRVGSEAQRRARVRELFSLVGLDPADAAKYPSAFSGGQRQRIGLARALALSPSFVIADEPVSALDVSVQAQVINLLMELQRRLNLTYLFIAHDLRLVRHVCNRVAVMQQGRIVEMGSANTVFESPEHPYTRGLLEAVPRLDARRR
- a CDS encoding ABC transporter ATP-binding protein produces the protein MALIETHDLWKTYVMGAEEIHALRGVSLAIEPGEYVAIMGPSGSGKSTLMNLIGCLDTPSKGTYLLNGKLVSQMNDDELARIRNEEIGFVFQTFNLLPRATALHNVELPLIYAGVPARVRDTRAREALDRVELSSRITHRPNELSGGQRQRVAIARALVNNPSILLADEPTGNLDSKTGEEIMALFARLHQAGNTMILVTHEADIAAHADRVVHIKDGTVEKDVTRAA
- a CDS encoding J domain-containing protein, which translates into the protein MKNYYELLSIAPDSGADDIKRAFRREIARYHPDKVAHLGPEFLQIAEGRAAELTEAYRILTDPMARAQYDGQLRKAPGEFFTPPPARDVRAPAREPEAPPADAPPKAADHAFKEERANRDEFVRRAGLVRFRDAMLQALGEVDVLPAARGFDVFVARPRRGLFGRPGLPLRVLARFVTTVDAAAVDEAWGLALKAGSSAGSAPVVFLMGSGMAPPAALAARVADLRRKARGRCPVVVPVDVRDWEALVPTDAPSGVREILAKLKKPS